In one Streptomyces sp. NBC_01288 genomic region, the following are encoded:
- a CDS encoding roadblock/LC7 domain-containing protein, which yields MIQQRANFDWMLKDLADGVPGIQQIVVLSADGLRIARYGGDPDAADRVAAACAGLQSLAGAVASEIPGSDGRMKMVIIEINGGYFYLMAAGANAYLAVLSDVVAEPGLMSNRMRDLVVRIGAHLTSPPRRNGQTV from the coding sequence GTGATCCAGCAGCGAGCCAACTTCGACTGGATGCTCAAGGATCTCGCCGACGGCGTGCCCGGCATCCAGCAGATCGTCGTGCTCTCCGCCGACGGACTCCGCATCGCCCGCTACGGCGGCGACCCCGATGCCGCCGACCGCGTCGCCGCGGCCTGTGCCGGACTTCAGAGCCTGGCGGGTGCCGTCGCCTCGGAGATCCCGGGCAGCGACGGCCGGATGAAGATGGTCATCATCGAGATCAACGGCGGCTACTTCTATCTGATGGCCGCGGGCGCCAACGCCTACCTGGCCGTCCTGTCCGACGTCGTCGCCGAGCCCGGCCTGATGAGCAACCGCATGCGCGACCTCGTCGTCAGAATCGGCGCCCACCTCACCAGCCCGCCGAGGCGCAACGGGCAGACCGTATGA
- a CDS encoding DUF742 domain-containing protein yields the protein MTPPQRQRRHPTDGPPPEPAKKQGEGKIPERLYVLTGATEDGDRAELDLVTLIVARSDAPQSATPEQAALLGLCIAPLSVAELSAYLNLPYSVVTVLLTELLTAELVQARAPIVRQALPDRSLLEAVMHGLQKL from the coding sequence ATGACTCCTCCGCAACGCCAGCGGCGACATCCGACGGACGGGCCGCCGCCCGAGCCCGCCAAGAAGCAGGGCGAAGGAAAGATCCCGGAGCGGCTGTACGTGCTCACCGGCGCGACCGAGGACGGTGACCGGGCCGAACTCGACCTGGTCACGCTGATCGTGGCGCGTTCCGACGCGCCGCAGTCGGCCACTCCGGAGCAGGCGGCCCTGCTCGGGCTCTGTATCGCCCCCCTGTCCGTGGCCGAGCTGTCGGCCTATCTCAACCTGCCGTACAGCGTGGTGACCGTCCTGCTCACCGAGCTGCTGACGGCCGAACTGGTGCAGGCGCGCGCCCCGATCGTCCGCCAGGCGCTCCCCGACCGTTCCCTCCTCGAAGCGGTGATGCATGGACTTCAAAAGCTCTGA
- a CDS encoding GTP-binding protein, whose protein sequence is MDFKSSDTVTGPRTEDHLPHTAQAAVKIVIVGGFGVGKTTMVGSVSEIRPLTTEETMTQAGVGVDDNYGSESKTATTVAMDFGRISITDQLVLYLFGTPGQERFWFLWNGLFEGALGAVVLIDTRRLEVSFDVIGRLEERGVPFVIAVNSFPDGPHYPIEDLRTALDLSPDIPIIECDARRRASSRDVLMTLMRFLHSLAMTGSLT, encoded by the coding sequence ATGGACTTCAAAAGCTCTGACACCGTCACGGGCCCTCGGACCGAGGACCATCTCCCGCACACGGCCCAGGCCGCGGTGAAGATCGTGATCGTCGGCGGCTTCGGGGTCGGCAAGACGACCATGGTCGGTTCGGTCAGCGAGATCAGGCCGCTGACCACCGAGGAGACCATGACGCAGGCCGGCGTCGGCGTCGACGACAACTACGGCTCGGAGAGCAAGACGGCCACCACCGTCGCGATGGACTTCGGCCGCATCAGCATCACCGACCAACTGGTGCTGTACCTGTTCGGCACCCCCGGCCAGGAACGCTTCTGGTTCCTGTGGAACGGGCTGTTCGAGGGCGCGCTCGGCGCGGTGGTGCTCATCGACACGCGGCGCCTCGAAGTCAGCTTCGACGTCATAGGACGGCTGGAGGAGCGCGGGGTGCCGTTCGTGATCGCCGTCAACTCCTTCCCGGACGGCCCGCATTACCCCATCGAGGACCTGCGTACGGCGCTCGACCTGTCCCCGGACATCCCCATCATCGAGTGCGACGCGCGCCGCCGCGCCTCCAGCCGGGACGTCCTGATGACCCTGATGCGCTTCCTGCACTCCCTGGCGATGACGGGCTCACTGACCTGA